One Trichoderma asperellum chromosome 5, complete sequence genomic region harbors:
- a CDS encoding uncharacterized protein (SECRETED:SignalP(1-15)), with translation MKFSILLTLLPMAMASPIAAASPEAPASDLAARLNYPKPCPAYYACIEEKGDEYCDTCICNPTTWACELRNAW, from the exons atgAAGTTTTCCATCCTTCTCACCCTCCTCCCTATGGCCATGGCCTCCCCTATTGCCGCTGCCTCCCCCGAGGCTCCTGCTTCCGATCTCGCCGCCAGACTTAACTACCCCAAGCCCTGCCCTGCATAC TATGCCTGcattgaagaaaagggcgACGAATACTGCGACACTTGCATATGCAACCCTACTACGTGGGCTTGTGAGCTAAGAAATGCCTGGTAA
- the INO80 gene encoding Putative DNA helicase ino80, translating into MDSSFRSTVLHRHGDDDRDRERDRDRERDRDRERERRDVMNPASSHRHSTFSLRSPSTEFHPPLPYAATANPHHQSPPRLHQSRSPYMPSSTPASSGAAAGHHYGPVSSASPLHPPSAYYPPPASTQQQPSASSISTQSPSADSHHHHLRDKQPQPASGRVYDPTTDTTKERPIADSRHNAPPVATPKPYHPREPYQYPQSIDQQHQSSYRNGDNYPSPRPRTSSFSSRRPASPLSHSHPTLPTGSHSPPSRPSHMTSPGPRHAAATAPTSSTNGTSLPSMMKTEITHSPPKPAPTPSRAADPMSFSNILSSSEPAPKPAEKVPTPKKESEPPTLEMREPDNDGDTEMEKEVDTEPEPVPVKRAEIVIKKKISKKPAKGRASEIREDGLKKSRRSSIKKESPTPRITSKRQANGQPKPKTWSTEMEKSIQSYEAQLDKQAESLDDTEFSDRAYKERAFKRQRLMAELDSDRGHVRREQFVGSTGKRLAEHSDLGKRRYDDVFYDEALHEVREQELYAEKERKKDMQRKRRREKSMAVTIEQKEAALARAEAAEDEEERQKHLRDAERANKKAQQTKLILQKGIKGPARNIELNLEGGTMSSFLASDAETPKKKGRGGARPKKSKEQKQAEKDSAEAAQAALDAGEELPPKEEGRVRIKIKGSKAKADGEKAGKEKAESSKDKEKVDDVPDLEKRFISKGYNQIYDQIWRDMARKDVSKTFKLAVDSYATRGSNLKKTAILASKEAKRWQLRTNKGAKDLQARAKRVMRDMMGFWKRNEREERDLRKAAEKQEIENARKEEADREAARQKRKLNFLISQTELYSHFIGKKIKTDEVERSTDNPDIAPDARQISENKLSIQEPTGPLSSKITNFENLDFDNEDETALQAAAMANAQNAIAEAQKKARDFNNQGLDMDDEGEMNFQNPTGLGDVEIEQPKLINAQLKEYQLKGLNWLVNLYEQGINGILADEMGLGKTVQSISVMAYLAEKHDIWGPFLVVAPASTLHNWQQEIAKFVPEFKILPYWGSAGDRKVLRKFWDRKHTTYRKDAPFHVCVTSYQLVVSDVAYFQKMRWQYMILDEAQAIKSSSSSRWKCLLGFHCRNRLLLTGTPIQNNMQELWALLHFIMPSLFDSHDEFSEWFSKDIESHAQSNTKLNEDQLKRLHMILKPFMLRRVKKHVQKELGDKIELDVFCDLTYRQRAYYGNLRNQINIMDLVEKATMGDDQDSGTLMNLVMQFRKVCNHPDLFERAEVTAPYSFGYFAETASFVREGSTVSVGYSSRSLLDYELPSLVWTEGGRLDKAGSDNQTAGWRGKALNHMLNIWTPEHVRANADSDKAFSWLRFADTSVGDVYDATHSDLFDRAVKELKKRDRLGHMNVVYDEEDESFTPTHCLFKIQERRNRQPLAEITGEGILNSLMNVAKVAYQNSGINRLEPAGRPRASAPPIEVSCNKLSAVAERQRIMFNTHIRQTLYGPTIYDERALVEKKVPLELYPINKIFPQPDHDKKRFTNIAVPSMQRFVTDSGKLAKLDELLFKLKAEGHRVLLYFQMTRMIDMMEEYLTYRNYKYCRLDGSTKLEDRRDTVHDFQTRPDIFIFLLSTRAGGLGINLTSADTVIFYDSDWNPTIDSQAMDRAHRLGQTRQVTVYRLITRGTIEERIRKRALQKEEVQRVVIQGGGASVDFSGRRAPENRNRDIAMWLADDEQAEMIERREKELLESGEYEKQKKKPGKRKRMDAPASLDEMYHEGEGNFDDGSKPGASGTATPAESEPMGKKTKGKLIGKRAKTAKQRLAIADGIVDA; encoded by the exons ATGGACTCGAGTTTCCGATCGACGGTGCTGCACCGacacggcgacgacgaccgAGATCGTGAGCGGGATCGAGACCGAGAGCGAGACAGAGATCGAGAGCGCGAACGACGCGACGTGATGAACCCGGCCAGCTCGCACCGTCACTCCACCTTCAGCCTGCGGTCTCCCTCGACCGAGTTCCATCCGCCGCTGCCCTACGCGGCCACGGCAAATCCGCATCACCAGTCGCCTCCTCGACTGCACCAGAGCCGCAGCCCATACATGCCCTCGTCGACGCCGGCATCATCCGgcgcagctgctggccatcACTACGGCCCGGTCTCTTCAGCATCGCCGCTGCATCCTCCCAGCGCCTACTACCCGCCCCCGGCATCGACGCAGCAACAGCCATCTGCTTCCTCAATCTCGACGCAATCGCCTTCTGCTGAcagccaccatcaccatctgcGCGacaagcagccgcagccggcCAGCGGTAGAGTCTACGACCCAACAACCGACACGACCAAAGAGCGCCCCATCGCCGACTCGAGGCATAACGCGCCGCCGGTGGCTACGCCAAAG CCATACCACCCCCGCGAGCCATACCAATACCCGCAGTCAATTGACCAGCAACACCAGTCGTCTTACCGCAACGGCGACAATTATCCATCGCCTCGACCGAGGACCTCTTCCTTCAGCAGCCGTCGACCGGCAAGCCCTCTCTCGCACTCTCACCCAACCCTTCCGACCGGCTCCCACAGTCCGCCGAGTCGGCCTTCGCACATGACCTCACCAGGTCCGAGGCACGCAGCCGCGACAGCGCCTACCTCCTCCACAAACGGCACGTCGCTGCCCTCCATGATGAAGACCGAGATCACTCACTCACCGCCAAAGCCGGCTCCT ACCCCGAGTCGCGCTGCGGATCCAATGTCTTTCTCCAACATCCTCTCCAGCTCAGAACCCGCCCCTAAGCCTGCGGAAAAAGTGCCAACGCCCAAGAAGGAATCAGAACCACCTACACTTGAGATGCGAGAGCCCGACAACGATGGCGATaccgagatggagaaggaggtTGATACCGAGCCTGAGCCTGTCCCCGTCAAAAGGGCAGAAATCGtcataaagaaaaagatttcCAAGAAGCCTGCCAAGGGCCGTGCGTCTGAAATTAGAGAAGATGGCCTAAAAAAGAGCCGTCGATCATCGATCAAGAAGGAGTCTCCCACACCTCGGATAACCTCAAAACGGCAAGCAAACGGCCAGCCCAAGCCCAAGACCTGGTCTACCGAAATGGAAAAGTCAATCCAGAGCTATGAGGCACAGCTCGACAAGCAGGCCGAGTCTCTCGACGATACCGAATTTAGCGACAGAGCTTACAAAGAGCGTGCCTTCAAGCGCCAGCGCCTCATGGCTGAACTGGACTCGGATAGAGGCCATGTCCGGCGCGAGCAATTTGTTGGCTCTACGGGAAAGCGACTCGCCGAGCACTCCGACCTAGGCAAACGACGATACGACGACGTGTTTTACGACGAAGCTTTGCATGAAGTCCGCGAACAAGAGCTGTATGCCGAGAAGGAGCGCAAGAAGGACATGCAACGCAAGCGACGACGCGAAAAATCCATGGCCGTCACCATAGAACAGAAAGAAGCTGCTCTTGCTCGGGCCGAAGCtgccgaagacgaagaggagcgcCAAAAGCACCTGCGCGATGCTGAAAGGGCAAATAAAAAGGCGCAGCAAACGAAGCTTATTCTGCAAAAGGGCATCAAGGGTCCTGCCCGCAACATCGAGCTCAACCTCGAAGGTGGCACCATGTCGAGCTTCCTGGCGTCCGATGCCGAAactcccaagaagaagggccgCGGCGGCGCACGACCCAAGAAATCCAAGGAGCAGAAACAGGCCGAGAAGGATTCTGCAGAGGCTGCCCAGGCGGCCTTGGATGCTGGCGAGGAGCTGCCGCCCAAGGAAGAAGGCAGAGTTCGCATCAAGATCAAGGGCAGCAAAGCCAAGGCTGACGGAGAAAAGGCCGGCAAAGAGAAGGCTGAATCTTccaaggacaaggagaagGTCGATGACGTGCCGGATCTGGAAAAGAGGTTCATCTCCAAGGGCTACAACCAAATTTACGATCAGATTTGGCGTGACATGGCCCGCAAAGATGTTAGCAAAACTTTCAAGCTCGCTGTCGACTCTTATGCCACCCGAGGCTCCAATCTCAAGAAGACAGCCATCCTGGCGTCGAAGGAGGCCAAGCGCTGGCAGCTACGAACGAATAAAGGCGCTAAAGATCTCCAGGCTCGCGCCAAGCGAGTTATGCGTGACATGATGGGATTCTGGAAGCGTAACGAACGTGAAGAGCGAGATCTACGCAAGGCTGCCGAGAAGCAAGAGATTGAGAATGCCCgaaaggaagaagccgaTCGCGAAGCCGCTCGCCAGAAGAGAAAGCTCAATTTCCTCATTTCTCAGACCGAGTTGTATTCACACTTTATTGGCAAGAAGATCAAGACGGACGAGGTAGAGCGCAGCACCGACAACCCCGACATTGCGCCAGATGCGCGCCAAATCTCTGAGAACAAGCTGTCTATTCAGGAGCCGACCGGGCCTCTAAGTTCCAAGATTACCAACTTCGAGAACCTAGACTTTGACAACGAAGACGAGACTGCCCTgcaggccgccgccatggcaaACGCTCAAAACGCCATTGCCGAGGCCCAAAAGAAGGCTCGCGATTTCAATAACCAGGGCCTGGACATGGATGACGAGGGAGAGATGAACTTTCAGAATCCTACAGGTCTCGGTGACGTCGAGATTGAGCAGCCCAAGCTCATTAATGCCCAGCTCAAGGAATACCAACTCAAAGGTCTCAATTGGCTTGTCAATCTTTACGAGCAAGGTATCAACGGTATCCTGGCAGACGAAATGGGTCTTGGCAAAACTGTCCAGTCCATATCTGTCATGGCCTACCTTGCCGAGAAGCATGACATTTGGGGCCCCTTTTTGGTAGTGGCACCCGCATCTACTCTTCACAACTGGCAGCAGGAAATCGCCAAATTTGTCCCCGAATTCAAAATCCTCCCCTACTGGGGTAGCGCTGGAGACCGCAAGGTGCTGAGAAAGTTTTGGGACCGGAAGCACACCACGTACCGAAAAGACGCGCCTTTCCACGTCTGTGTTACATCTTACCAACTAGTCGTGTCCGATGTAGCATACTTCCAGAAAATGCGATGGCAGTATATGATTCTCGATGAAGCGCAAGCCATCAAGAGCTCGTCTAGTTCCCGTTGGAAGTGCCTGCTGGGCTTCCACTGCCGAAACCGTTTGTTGTTGACTGGTACCCCTATCCAGAACAATATGCAGGAACTGTGGGCTTTGCTGCATTTCATCATGCCGTCGCTCTTCGATTCCCACGACGAGTTCAGTGAATGGTTTTCTAAAGACATTGAGTCCCACGCCCAAAGTAACACAAAGCTTAACGAGGATCAGCTGAAGCGTCTGCACATGATTTTAAAGCCGTTTATGCTGCGTCGTGTGAAGAAGCACGTCCAGAAGGAGCTTGGCGACAAGATCGAGTTGGATGTCTTCTGCGACCTCACATACAGACAGAGAGCCTATTATGGCAACTTGCGCAATCAGATCAACATCATGGATCTTGTTGAAAAGGCGACGATGGGTGACGACCAGGACTCAGGAACCTTGATGAATCTGGTTATGCAGTTCAGAAAAGTCTGCAATCACCCGGATTTATTCGAACGCGCCGAAGTCACTGCACCATATTCCTTTGGATACTTTGCTGAAACCGCTTCCTTTGTCAGGGAAGGCAGCACTGTTTCCGTGGGCTATTCTAGCCGAAGCTTGCTGGACTATGAGCTGCCGTCTCTTGTTTGGACCGAGGGCGGCCGACTTGACAAAGCCGGAAGTGACAACCAGACAGCTGGCTGGCGCGGCAAAGCATTAAATCACATGTTGAACATCTGGACACCAGAACACGTTCGAGCCAACGCAGACAGTGACAAGGCATTTTCATGGCTTAGGTTCGCTGACACGTCAGTGGGTGATGTTTACGATGCTACGCACAGTGACTTATTTGACCGCGCGGTAAAGGAGCTTAAGAAGCGTGACAGGCTTGGCCACATGAATGTTGTctatgatgaggaagatgagagttTTACCCCCACTCACTGCTTGTTCAAGATCCAGGAGCGCCGCAATCGGCAGCCCCTGGCAGAGATTACCGGCGAAGGCATTTTGAACAGCTTGATGAACGTCGCAAAGGTGGCATACCAGAACTCTGGCATCAACCGGCTAGAGCCTGCGGGAAGACCTCGCGCGTCGGCCCCTCCCATCGAGGTTTCTTGCAACAAGCTGAGCGCAGTTGCTGAGCGTCAACGCATCATGTTCAACACCCATATCCGCCAAACGTTATACGGACCCACGATTTACGATGAGCGAGCCCTAGTTGAGAAGAAGGTACCATTGGAGCTGTACCCTATCAACAAGATCTTCCCTCAGCCCGATCATGACAAGAAGCGGTTCACCAACATCGCCGTTCCCTCCATGCAGCGCTTCGTCACTGACAGCGGCAAACTGGCGAAGCTGGATGAGCTTCTATTTAAGCTCAAGGCAGAGGGCCATCGTGTCCTGCTTTACTTCCAGATGACCCGCATGATTGATATGATGGAGGAGTATCTCACGTACCGCAATTACAAATACTGCCGACTGGATGGTTCTACAAAGTTGGAAGATCGTCGTGACACTGTGCATGACTTCCAGACTCGACCTGatattttcatctttttgcTATCTACTCGTGCAGGTGGTCTTGGTATCAATCTTACATCCGCCGACACTGTCATTTTCTACGATTCAGATTGGAATCCAACCATTGATTCGCAAGCCATGGACCGAGCTCACAGATTAGGTCAGACGAGGCAAGTCACTGTCTACCGGCTAATCACTCGTGGCACAATCGAGGAACGTATTCGAAAACGTGCTCTTCAAAAGGAAGAAGTCCAGCGTGTCGTCATCCAAGGTGGAGGTGCCAGTGTCGACTTTTCTGGTCGCCGTGCTCCGGAGAACCGTAACCGCGATATTGCCATGTGGCTGGCTGACGACGAGCAAGCTGAGATGATTGAGCGTCGTGAGAAGGAGCTACTCGAATCTGGTGAATacgagaagcaaaagaagaagcccgGCAAACGGAAGAGGATGGATGCTCCCGCCAGCTTGGACGAGATGTATCACGAAG GAGAGGGTAACTTTGATGACGGGAGCAAACCCGGTGCGTCTGGCACTGCCACCCCAGCGGAAAGTGAACCAATGGGCAAAAAGActaaaggaaaattaatcGGCAAGCGAGCGAAGACGGCTAAGCAGCGCCTCGCCATTGCCGATGGTATTGTTGATGCCTAA